A part of Pirellulaceae bacterium genomic DNA contains:
- a CDS encoding DUF1592 domain-containing protein yields the protein MSTEINPAVRRLIIDFGFVAVALLSCTGGPVARGAEPSSEFARNYVAQIYPLLTQYCLDCHSGDAPVGGLDIASLDPVRAASQDRHAWKKIFVQLDNNVMPPHDAEPLSSVERDVLLDWIRNHALTVPCSGPAFPGRPTLVRLNRDQYNRTIQDLIGIDYQPADNFPSDDIGYGFDNIGDVLSLSPVLMERYLEAAEEIVRRAIALPPSEAEPLVALPGRFFSSVDTLRHDVNLAVSATYLIRIEAYGDQAGDQPPNMLLSIAGQEAQAFSVSAVESQPEQYEMLAELTAGPQEIAIQFTNDYYRPDDPDPAKRGDRNLKVNSLSILGPLLIDGKPLPRSHRRLLSHQPENPEDPQSLIAAAEASLTALLPRALRRPSSQAELQRYVNLAKLAIDDGLSYSRAMQVAISGVLVSPSFLFRVETESMPNGEVERELTDYELASRLSYFLWSSQPDDALYRLAANNQLHHADQLAAQVDRLLDDPRSSALVQNFASQWLQLRKLDAMNFDSQRFPQFSSTLRSAMRRETELLFATVLNENRSIMDLLTADFTHVNELLAAHYGLEVDGKAGFERVSLAGTGRGGLLGHASILALTSNPTRTSPVNRGLWILDNLLDAPPPPPPPNVPELEAATAEGQPPTTLRAQMELHRSKPQCAACHQVMDELGFGLENFDAIGKWRDTVGDVPVDSSGRLPDGRQFNGPNELRQILLERQDEFRRCLAAKLLTYAIGRGLEYFDECTLNEICAATAASGNSLRAMIQAITASRPFRWRAATAMPE from the coding sequence TTGTCAACGGAGATCAATCCAGCTGTGCGGAGGCTAATCATCGACTTTGGGTTTGTGGCTGTTGCGCTGCTGAGCTGCACTGGTGGTCCAGTTGCTCGAGGCGCCGAGCCTTCGAGCGAATTCGCCCGGAATTACGTTGCACAGATTTATCCGCTGTTGACTCAGTATTGCCTTGATTGCCACAGCGGCGATGCGCCAGTGGGCGGCTTGGATATAGCATCACTAGATCCTGTTCGAGCCGCCTCGCAGGATCGCCACGCGTGGAAGAAGATTTTTGTGCAACTCGATAACAACGTCATGCCGCCTCATGATGCCGAGCCGTTGAGTTCAGTCGAGCGGGATGTTCTGTTGGATTGGATTCGTAATCATGCTTTGACAGTTCCTTGCTCCGGGCCGGCCTTTCCTGGCCGCCCCACGCTCGTGCGGCTCAATCGCGACCAGTACAATCGCACCATTCAAGATCTGATTGGCATCGACTATCAGCCAGCCGATAACTTTCCCTCGGATGATATCGGTTACGGATTCGACAATATTGGCGATGTGCTCAGCCTGTCGCCAGTCTTGATGGAACGCTATCTGGAGGCCGCCGAAGAGATAGTGCGACGCGCGATCGCTCTGCCGCCAAGCGAAGCCGAACCTTTGGTCGCTTTGCCAGGCAGATTCTTTTCGTCCGTCGATACGCTGCGCCACGATGTGAACTTGGCGGTGTCAGCCACATATTTGATTCGCATTGAGGCTTACGGAGATCAGGCCGGCGACCAGCCGCCCAATATGCTACTGAGTATTGCTGGCCAGGAGGCTCAAGCGTTTTCAGTCTCAGCGGTGGAAAGTCAACCAGAGCAATACGAAATGTTGGCTGAACTCACGGCCGGCCCGCAGGAGATAGCCATTCAGTTCACCAATGATTACTACCGCCCCGACGACCCCGATCCTGCTAAACGCGGCGATCGCAATCTCAAGGTGAACAGCCTGTCGATTTTGGGGCCGCTGCTCATCGACGGTAAGCCTTTGCCGCGATCGCACAGGCGGTTGTTGTCTCACCAACCTGAGAATCCGGAGGACCCCCAGTCGCTGATTGCGGCCGCTGAAGCGAGTTTGACGGCACTGTTACCTCGCGCTTTGCGCCGACCATCCAGTCAAGCTGAGTTGCAGCGCTACGTAAATTTGGCCAAATTGGCTATCGACGATGGCTTGAGCTATTCACGCGCTATGCAAGTTGCGATTTCTGGCGTGTTGGTTTCTCCTTCGTTTTTGTTTCGCGTCGAAACTGAGAGCATGCCGAACGGAGAGGTCGAGCGCGAACTGACCGATTACGAATTGGCTTCTCGTCTGAGTTACTTTTTGTGGAGCAGTCAACCGGATGACGCCCTTTATCGGTTAGCGGCTAATAACCAGCTTCATCACGCGGACCAGCTGGCGGCGCAAGTTGATCGGCTGCTGGACGACCCGCGCAGTTCGGCATTGGTACAAAATTTTGCCAGTCAGTGGTTGCAATTGCGTAAGCTGGACGCGATGAATTTCGATTCACAGCGTTTTCCCCAGTTCAGCTCCACATTGCGCAGCGCGATGCGCCGTGAAACGGAGTTGTTATTCGCAACTGTGCTGAACGAGAATCGGAGCATTATGGATTTGTTGACTGCCGATTTTACACATGTGAATGAACTGTTGGCTGCACACTACGGCTTGGAGGTCGATGGCAAAGCCGGTTTTGAGCGCGTCTCGCTGGCAGGTACTGGGCGCGGTGGGTTATTGGGACATGCCAGTATCTTGGCCCTAACCTCTAATCCCACTCGGACATCGCCGGTGAATCGCGGACTGTGGATATTGGACAATCTTCTGGACGCACCCCCTCCCCCTCCACCGCCGAATGTACCGGAGCTGGAAGCTGCCACTGCCGAAGGCCAGCCACCCACGACCTTGCGAGCACAAATGGAGCTGCATCGCTCCAAGCCCCAATGCGCGGCCTGCCACCAAGTTATGGATGAGCTGGGTTTTGGTTTGGAGAATTTTGACGCTATTGGAAAGTGGCGAGATACCGTGGGCGATGTACCGGTCGATTCCAGTGGGCGACTGCCAGATGGCCGCCAGTTTAATGGTCCCAACGAGCTGCGGCAGATACTGCTCGAGCGCCAGGACGAATTCCGTCGCTGCCTGGCCGCCAAACTATTGACTTACGCAATCGGACGTGGCCTGGAGTATTTCGACGAATGCACGTTGAACGAAATCTGCGCTGCTACCGCAGCCTCCGGTAATTCACTGCGTGCCATGATTCAGGCCATTACAGCCAGCCGCCCATTCCGGTGGCGTGCCGCCACAGCCATGCCTGAATAA